A genomic window from Triticum urartu cultivar G1812 chromosome 7, Tu2.1, whole genome shotgun sequence includes:
- the LOC125521389 gene encoding beta-carotene isomerase D27, chloroplastic, which produces MALMPVELCYATVASPVAAPSARRAPRRRAVVRCAASAPAPMGEKTEYRDGPLERAFMGLFARKMEKFAGRKKKPGPGGEEEKKAVWEWDYESFVDVSRRVMVGRSRAQQQEAVREVLLSMLPPGAPEQFKKLFPPTRWACEFNAALTVPFFHWLVGPSEVIEVEVDGVKQRSGVLIKKCRYLENSGCVGMCVNMCKIPTQSFFTDEFGLPLTMNPNFEDMSCEMIYGQVPPPLEEDPVSKQPCYPSLCSISTPSAAICPKIQN; this is translated from the exons ATGGCTTTGATGCCCGTGGAGCTCTGCTACGCCACGGTCGCCTCTCCGGTGGCGGCGCCATCGGCCAGGAGGGCGCCGAGGCGGCGGGCGGTGGTGCGGTGCGCGGCGTCCGCGCCGGCGCCGATGGGGGAGAAGACCGAGTACAGGGACGGGCCGCTGGAGCGCGCGTTCATGGGGCTGTTCGCgcgcaagatggagaagttcgcgggaaggaagaagaagccgggcccgggcggcgaggaggagaagaaggcgGTGTGGGAGTGGGACTACGAGAGCTTCGTGGACGTGTCGCGGCGGGTGATGGTGGGGCGGTCGCGCGCGCAGCAGCAGGAGGCCGTCCGCGAGGTGCTCCTCTCCATGCTCCCTCCCGGCGCCCCCGAGCAGTTCAAGAAGCTCTTCCCGCCCACGCGCTGGGCCTGCGAGTTCAACGCCGCCCTCACCGTCCCCTTCTTCCACTGGCTCGTCGGCCCGTCAGAG GTTATCGAGGTAGAGGTTGACGGGGTGAAGCAGAGGAGTGGAGTGCTCATAAAGAAATGCAG GTACTTGGAGAACAGCGGGTGCGTTGGGATGTGCGTCAACATGTGCAAGATCCCCACGCAGAGCTTCTTCACCGACGAGTTCGGCCTTCCCCTCACCATGAATCCAA ACTTTGAAGACATGAGCTGCGAAATGATATATGGTCAGGTGCCCCCACCACTGGAAGAAGATCCAGTGTCAAAACAACCCTGCTATCCCAGCCTCT GTTCCATATCGACGCCCTCCGCTGCAATATGTCCCAAAATTCAGAACTAG